In a single window of the Pontibacter russatus genome:
- a CDS encoding metal-dependent transcriptional regulator, producing MHSFTEENYIKTIFKLSSNGTQEVNTNAIAEALDTKAASVTDMLRKLSTKKLVHYIKYRGVSLTEEGNRVALQVVRRHRLWEVFLVEKLKFSWDEVHEVAEELEHVSSALLTRRLDEFLGHPQFDPHGDPIPSENGEMKLKKQRLLAEMTVDEAGVVVGVNDSQPLFLQYLDKMCISLGTRIKVLDHFAYDNSMEISLEDERQLLVSSEVSRNIFISA from the coding sequence GTGCACAGCTTTACAGAGGAAAATTACATCAAGACCATCTTCAAACTGTCGTCCAACGGGACGCAGGAAGTGAACACCAACGCCATTGCCGAGGCGCTGGACACCAAGGCGGCCTCTGTGACGGATATGCTCCGGAAGCTGAGCACAAAAAAGCTGGTGCATTATATAAAGTACCGGGGCGTGTCGCTGACGGAGGAGGGAAACCGGGTGGCGCTGCAGGTGGTGCGCAGGCACCGGCTCTGGGAGGTGTTCCTGGTGGAGAAACTGAAGTTCAGCTGGGACGAGGTACACGAGGTGGCCGAGGAACTGGAGCACGTGAGTTCGGCCCTGCTCACCCGGCGCCTCGACGAGTTCCTGGGCCACCCGCAGTTCGACCCGCACGGAGACCCTATCCCTTCCGAAAACGGCGAGATGAAGCTGAAAAAGCAACGGCTGCTGGCAGAGATGACCGTGGACGAGGCCGGTGTGGTGGTGGGCGTAAACGACTCGCAGCCGCTGTTCCTGCAGTACCTCGACAAGATGTGCATTTCGCTGGGCACCCGGATCAAGGTATTAGACCATTTTGCCTATGATAACTCGATGGAGATAAGCCTGGAGGACGAGCGGCAGTTGCTGGTATCAAGCGAAGTGTCCCGGAACATCTTTATATCGGCGTAG
- a CDS encoding 2,3,4,5-tetrahydropyridine-2,6-dicarboxylate N-succinyltransferase — MELRQIIEQAWDNRELLKESNTVEAIRTVIEELDKGELRVAEPNGDEWQVNEWVKKAVLLYFPIQSMQTIEVGPFEFHDKIALKRNYEQLGVRVVPHAIARYGAFLNRGVVMMPSYVNIGAYVDSGTMVDTWATVGSCAQVGKNVHLSGGVGLGGVLEPVQAAPVIIEDGAFIGSRSILVEGCRIGREAVIGAGVTITGSSKIFDVTGSEEKIYKGYVPPRSVVIPGSYTKKFPAGEFQVPCALIIGQRKESTDLKTSLNDVLRDHAVAV, encoded by the coding sequence ATGGAACTTAGACAAATAATAGAGCAGGCCTGGGACAACCGGGAATTATTGAAAGAGAGCAACACAGTGGAGGCCATCCGCACCGTGATAGAGGAGCTGGACAAGGGCGAGCTGCGCGTGGCAGAGCCAAACGGAGACGAGTGGCAGGTGAACGAGTGGGTGAAAAAAGCCGTGCTGCTGTACTTCCCCATCCAGTCGATGCAGACGATTGAGGTGGGGCCTTTTGAGTTTCATGACAAGATAGCGCTGAAGCGCAACTACGAGCAACTGGGTGTGCGCGTGGTGCCACACGCCATAGCGCGCTACGGCGCTTTCCTGAACAGGGGCGTGGTGATGATGCCTTCTTACGTGAACATTGGCGCCTATGTAGACTCCGGTACCATGGTAGACACCTGGGCGACAGTGGGAAGCTGTGCGCAGGTAGGCAAGAATGTGCATCTGAGCGGCGGCGTAGGATTGGGTGGCGTGCTGGAGCCGGTGCAGGCAGCGCCCGTCATCATCGAAGACGGCGCTTTTATTGGCTCCAGGAGCATTCTCGTGGAAGGCTGCCGCATCGGCCGGGAGGCGGTGATTGGCGCAGGCGTGACGATCACGGGCAGCTCCAAGATATTTGACGTGACCGGCAGCGAGGAGAAGATATACAAAGGCTACGTGCCGCCGCGCTCCGTCGTTATACCAGGTTCCTACACCAAAAAATTCCCGGCGGGCGAGTTCCAGGTGCCCTGTGCCCTCATCATCGGGCAGCGCAAGGAATCTACCGATCTGAAAACCTCTCTGAATGACGTGCTCCGCGACCACGCGGTGGCGGTGTAG
- a CDS encoding glycosyltransferase family protein: MSEKRILIASLLKPINDTRMYEKLGLSLGGLPQAQVHIAGYDAPAPTDAPPNIAFHPIFQFSRLSVGRAAAQIIYYRLLLELRPHLLIVCTHELLPASYLYSRRNPCLLIYDVQENYTLNLTSQGNYPPLLRKLLAWGVGGIEKSLARHIAHFFVAERSYIQELPFLGRYTLLENKHKPAAGYRKPETPVQLQHTPLRLLYSGTIARLYGIFEAIALAEKLHQLEPQTTLTIIGYSPDNTLYKEVLQQVQARPYICLIGGNSLVPHQRIVQAIAECNIGLLPYRPHTSTFRCIPTKLFEYAAHALPMVVQHNPLWHDFLQGQQAGLSIDFATTDAAALLRQIRGGRFYEPGVPSGVFWDSEERKLLAVAGELLSRRI; encoded by the coding sequence ATGTCTGAAAAGAGAATCCTGATTGCTTCGCTGCTGAAACCCATAAACGACACGCGCATGTATGAAAAACTGGGTTTGTCGCTGGGCGGGCTGCCACAGGCGCAGGTGCATATAGCCGGGTATGATGCCCCCGCCCCGACCGATGCCCCACCCAACATCGCCTTCCACCCCATCTTCCAGTTCAGCCGGTTAAGCGTGGGCCGCGCCGCCGCACAGATAATTTATTACAGGCTTTTGTTGGAGCTGAGGCCCCACCTGCTCATCGTCTGCACCCACGAACTGCTGCCGGCCAGCTACCTTTACAGCCGCCGTAACCCTTGCCTGCTTATCTATGACGTGCAGGAAAACTACACCCTCAACCTGACCTCTCAGGGCAACTACCCACCCCTGCTCCGAAAACTGCTGGCCTGGGGTGTGGGCGGGATAGAAAAAAGCCTGGCGCGGCACATCGCGCATTTCTTTGTGGCAGAGCGCAGCTATATACAGGAGCTGCCGTTCCTGGGCCGCTACACGCTCCTCGAGAACAAGCACAAACCCGCTGCAGGATACAGAAAACCCGAAACGCCCGTGCAATTGCAACACACGCCGCTGCGCCTCCTTTACTCCGGCACCATCGCCCGCCTCTACGGTATTTTCGAGGCCATTGCCCTGGCGGAGAAGCTGCACCAACTCGAACCGCAGACCACGCTCACCATCATCGGCTACAGCCCCGACAACACCCTATACAAAGAAGTGCTGCAACAGGTGCAGGCGCGCCCCTATATATGCCTGATTGGCGGAAACAGCCTCGTGCCGCACCAGCGTATCGTGCAGGCTATTGCAGAATGCAATATAGGGCTGCTGCCCTACCGGCCCCACACAAGCACCTTCCGCTGCATCCCCACCAAGCTCTTCGAATACGCCGCCCATGCGCTGCCCATGGTGGTGCAGCACAACCCGCTGTGGCACGACTTCCTGCAAGGGCAGCAGGCAGGCCTTTCCATTGATTTCGCTACAACGGACGCCGCCGCTTTGCTGCGGCAAATCAGAGGGGGCCGATTTTATGAACCCGGTGTGCCCTCCGGCGTATTTTGGGATAGCGAGGAGCGGAAACTGCTGGCAGTGGCGGGAGAACTCTTGTCCCGCAGGATCTGA
- a CDS encoding lmo0937 family membrane protein: MGNLLYIIAVVLVIFWLIGFLGFPDAVGGIIHVLLVLAVIAVLLRLIRSA; encoded by the coding sequence ATGGGAAATTTACTTTATATAATAGCGGTGGTGCTGGTGATTTTCTGGCTGATCGGCTTCCTGGGATTCCCGGATGCCGTGGGCGGAATTATCCATGTGCTGCTGGTGCTGGCTGTGATTGCCGTTTTGCTGCGCCTTATCCGGAGCGCTTAA
- a CDS encoding 3-hydroxyacyl-CoA dehydrogenase family protein: MKKIAVIGSGTMGNGIAHVFAQHGFSVSLIDVSEEALQRAMGTITKNLDRMLSKGSLTEEQKEHTLRNIATYTSLPEGVRDADLVVEAATENVDLKLQIFRDLGSHTKPEAILASNTSSISITKIAAVTDRPDKVIGMHFMNPVPVMKLVEVIRGYSTSDEVTSQIMELSKQLGKVPALANDYPGFVANRILMPMINEAIYSLFEGVAGVEEIDTIMKLGMAHPMGPLQLADFIGLDVCLSILQVLHDGFGNPKYAPCPLLVNMVQAGHKGIKSGQGFYSWSHGTKELIVAERFRKH; encoded by the coding sequence ATGAAAAAAATAGCGGTTATCGGCTCCGGCACCATGGGCAACGGCATCGCGCATGTGTTTGCGCAGCACGGCTTTTCCGTTTCGCTCATTGATGTATCAGAAGAGGCGTTGCAGCGGGCCATGGGCACCATCACCAAAAACCTGGACCGTATGTTATCTAAGGGGAGCCTGACGGAGGAGCAGAAGGAGCACACACTCCGGAACATCGCCACGTACACCAGTCTGCCGGAGGGGGTGCGGGACGCGGACCTGGTGGTGGAGGCCGCCACGGAGAACGTGGACCTGAAACTGCAGATTTTCCGAGACCTGGGCAGCCACACAAAGCCCGAAGCCATCCTGGCCTCCAACACCTCCTCCATCTCCATCACCAAAATCGCCGCCGTGACCGACCGGCCTGACAAAGTGATCGGCATGCACTTTATGAACCCCGTGCCGGTGATGAAGCTGGTGGAGGTGATCCGGGGCTACTCCACCTCTGATGAAGTGACGAGCCAGATAATGGAACTGTCGAAACAGCTGGGCAAAGTGCCCGCTCTGGCCAATGATTATCCCGGCTTCGTGGCGAACCGCATCCTGATGCCCATGATCAACGAGGCTATATATAGTTTATTCGAGGGCGTGGCGGGCGTGGAGGAAATAGACACGATCATGAAGCTGGGCATGGCGCACCCGATGGGGCCGCTGCAACTGGCTGATTTTATAGGGCTCGACGTGTGCCTCTCCATCCTGCAGGTGCTGCACGACGGCTTCGGCAACCCGAAGTACGCGCCCTGCCCGCTGCTGGTGAACATGGTGCAGGCAGGCCACAAAGGCATCAAGTCCGGGCAAGGCTTCTACTCCTGGTCGCACGGCACCAAAGAACTCATCGTAGCCGAACGGTTCAGAAAACATTGA
- a CDS encoding Nramp family divalent metal transporter, whose amino-acid sequence MLKQEATKSLEEVHSSVDTTNRTGFWRKLFSFLGPAYLVSVGYMDPGNWATDIAGGSQFGYKLLWVLLMSNIMAILLQSLSARLGVVRGKDLAQASRESYPKFINIPLYILAEIAIAACDLAEVLGMAIGLQLLFGIPLLWGVCLTVLDTFLLLFLINKGMRKMEAFILVLVSIIGGAFVLEMIFAKPDMGELVSGLVPSIPNSDALYIAIGIIGATVMPHNLYLHSSLVQSRKIERTPAGIWSAIKYNFIDSAVALNLALFVNAAILILAAAAFYKNGYFNVAEISDAHQFLEPLLGTKWAPVLFAVALIAAGQSSTLTGTLAGQIVMEGYLNLRIQPWLRRMITRLLAVAPALFVIIYFGEDQTGELLVLSQVILSLQLGFAVIPLIHFVSNRQRMGEFVIGPWLKTGAWLIAATIVTLNAKLVWDQVAEWLTEVENPLVIWLTVVPVAIACTALLLYILLQPFISGARESHALPKHYQPVQYKGVEKPSYRRIAVTLDFSDADQHVLHNALTIGAPGATFLLIHVVETAGALMMGRDIRDFETSSDRDNLERYASDLRSKGYLVQAELGFGNPKRKIPELVKAFDADLLVMGSHGHRMVKDLILGTTINAVRHAVRIPVLII is encoded by the coding sequence ATGTTAAAACAGGAAGCTACAAAATCTTTGGAGGAGGTCCACTCCTCCGTGGACACGACCAACCGCACCGGTTTCTGGAGGAAGCTTTTTTCCTTTCTTGGCCCGGCCTACCTCGTGAGCGTAGGCTATATGGACCCCGGCAACTGGGCCACCGACATTGCGGGCGGCAGCCAGTTTGGCTATAAGCTGCTCTGGGTGCTGCTGATGTCGAACATCATGGCGATTCTGCTGCAGAGCCTGAGCGCGCGCCTCGGCGTGGTGCGGGGCAAAGATTTGGCCCAGGCCTCCCGCGAGTCATACCCGAAGTTCATCAACATCCCGCTTTACATTCTGGCGGAGATCGCCATCGCCGCCTGCGACCTGGCGGAAGTGCTGGGCATGGCCATTGGCCTGCAGTTGCTGTTCGGCATCCCGCTGCTTTGGGGCGTGTGCCTCACGGTGCTCGACACGTTCCTGCTGCTCTTCCTCATCAACAAAGGCATGCGCAAGATGGAGGCCTTCATCCTCGTGCTGGTCAGCATCATCGGCGGGGCCTTTGTGCTGGAGATGATTTTTGCGAAACCGGACATGGGCGAGCTGGTGTCGGGGCTTGTGCCTTCCATTCCCAACAGCGACGCCTTATATATAGCCATCGGCATTATTGGCGCCACCGTGATGCCGCACAACCTGTACCTGCACTCTTCGCTGGTGCAGAGCCGTAAGATCGAACGTACTCCTGCCGGCATCTGGAGTGCCATCAAATATAATTTCATCGATTCGGCGGTGGCCCTGAACCTGGCCCTTTTCGTGAATGCCGCCATCCTCATCCTGGCTGCCGCCGCCTTCTACAAAAACGGTTATTTCAACGTGGCCGAGATCAGCGACGCGCACCAGTTTCTGGAGCCCTTGCTGGGCACGAAGTGGGCGCCGGTGCTGTTTGCCGTTGCCCTGATTGCCGCTGGCCAAAGCTCCACCCTGACCGGCACGCTGGCCGGGCAGATTGTGATGGAAGGCTACCTGAACCTGCGCATCCAGCCCTGGCTGCGCCGCATGATCACGCGTCTGCTGGCGGTGGCACCGGCCCTGTTCGTTATCATCTACTTCGGCGAGGACCAGACAGGCGAACTGCTGGTGCTGAGCCAGGTAATCCTGAGCCTGCAGCTCGGCTTCGCCGTTATCCCGCTGATACACTTCGTCAGCAACAGGCAGCGCATGGGCGAGTTCGTAATCGGCCCGTGGCTGAAGACGGGTGCCTGGCTCATCGCCGCCACCATCGTCACGCTGAACGCAAAGCTGGTGTGGGACCAGGTGGCAGAATGGCTCACAGAAGTGGAGAACCCGCTGGTGATATGGCTGACGGTGGTACCGGTGGCCATAGCCTGTACCGCGCTGCTCCTGTATATCCTCCTGCAGCCTTTCATTTCGGGTGCGCGTGAAAGCCACGCCCTTCCAAAGCACTACCAGCCGGTGCAGTACAAGGGGGTGGAAAAGCCTTCTTACCGCCGCATCGCGGTGACGCTCGATTTCTCGGACGCAGACCAGCACGTGCTCCACAATGCCCTAACCATAGGTGCGCCGGGAGCAACGTTTCTGCTGATTCATGTGGTGGAAACGGCGGGCGCCCTGATGATGGGCCGCGATATCCGCGACTTCGAGACCAGCTCTGACCGGGATAACCTGGAACGCTACGCCAGCGACCTGCGCAGCAAAGGCTATCTGGTGCAGGCAGAGCTCGGCTTCGGCAACCCGAAACGCAAAA
- a CDS encoding lmo0937 family membrane protein has product MGNLLYIIAVVLVIIWLIGFLGFPDAVGGLIHILLVIAIIVVLLRLIRG; this is encoded by the coding sequence ATGGGAAATTTATTGTATATTATAGCTGTCGTTCTCGTCATTATCTGGCTGATCGGTTTCCTCGGATTCCCTGATGCCGTGGGCGGTCTGATTCACATTCTGCTTGTGATCGCCATTATCGTTGTGCTGTTACGTCTCATACGAGGATAA
- a CDS encoding 3-oxoacyl-ACP synthase III family protein, which yields MRNAKIAGVGHYVPEQVVTNKDLEKIMDTSDEWIRERTGIVERRYFQEGIDTTANMGAEAARRALKKAGLEAKDIDMIIFATLSPDYVFPGSGVLLQRELGLKEIPALDVRNQCSGFIYALSVGDQFVKTGMYDNVLVVGSEIHSSGLDFSTRGRGVSVIFGDGAGAAVLTPSENSDRGILSTHLHADGEFAEELAVLDPGSNKKARLTHEMIDSGQIYPYMNGNMVFKHAVTRFPEVIQEALQHNGYKPEDIDMLIPHQANLRITSYIQQKMGLPAERVFSNIHKYGNTTAASVPIALSEALEEGRIKEGDLVCLAAFGSGFTWASALIRW from the coding sequence ATGCGTAACGCTAAAATTGCAGGTGTAGGCCATTACGTGCCGGAGCAGGTGGTCACAAACAAGGATCTGGAGAAGATAATGGACACCTCCGATGAGTGGATCCGGGAGCGGACGGGCATTGTAGAGCGCCGCTACTTCCAGGAAGGCATAGACACGACGGCCAATATGGGCGCAGAGGCAGCCAGAAGAGCCTTGAAAAAAGCAGGGCTGGAGGCAAAAGACATCGATATGATCATCTTCGCCACGCTGAGCCCGGATTATGTGTTCCCGGGCTCGGGAGTGCTGTTGCAGCGGGAGCTGGGGCTGAAGGAGATACCCGCGCTGGATGTGCGCAACCAGTGCTCCGGTTTTATATATGCCCTGTCGGTGGGGGATCAGTTCGTGAAGACCGGCATGTACGACAACGTGCTGGTGGTAGGCTCGGAGATTCACTCCAGCGGCCTCGATTTCTCCACCCGCGGCCGCGGGGTGTCGGTGATCTTCGGCGACGGGGCCGGGGCTGCCGTACTCACGCCCTCGGAAAACAGTGACCGGGGCATCCTGTCGACGCACCTGCACGCCGACGGCGAGTTTGCCGAAGAGCTGGCCGTGCTGGACCCCGGCTCCAACAAAAAGGCCCGCCTCACGCACGAGATGATCGACAGCGGCCAGATTTATCCCTATATGAACGGCAACATGGTGTTTAAGCATGCTGTTACCCGCTTCCCGGAGGTTATACAGGAGGCGTTGCAGCATAACGGCTACAAGCCCGAAGATATCGACATGCTGATTCCGCACCAGGCGAACCTGCGCATCACGTCCTATATACAGCAGAAGATGGGCCTGCCCGCCGAGCGCGTGTTCAGCAACATCCACAAATACGGCAACACCACCGCCGCCTCGGTGCCCATTGCCCTGAGCGAGGCGCTGGAAGAAGGCCGAATCAAAGAGGGCGACCTGGTTTGCCTCGCGGCATTCGGAAGCGGCTTCACCTGGGCCTCCGCCCTTATCAGGTGGTAA
- a CDS encoding ABC-F family ATP-binding cassette domain-containing protein — translation MISTNNVSLSYGKRTLFEDVTIKFVPGNCYGLIGANGAGKSTFLKILSGEIDPNTGTVDIPATARLAILKQNHFEFDEFPALQTVIMGHKRLYEIMQEKDAIYAKPDFSEADGLRAAELEGEFADLEGWNAEYEAAELLSGLGISESLHYSQMKDLSGSEKVRVLLAQALFGNPDILLLDEPTNHLDAESIMWLENFLDNFQNTVIVVSHDRHFLDAVCTHVADIDFGKIKMFAGNYSFWYESSQLALKQRSDANKKTEDKRKELEEFIRRFSANASKSKQATSRAKLLEKLTVDDIQPSSRKYPYIAFKPEREAGNQLLHVENLSKAVDGVTIFQDVNLMVNKGDKIAVIGRNDLAASTFFRVVMDELKPDTGSYKWGTTITASFFPKDNAEFFDTNLNLVDWLRQFSAEKDESFIRGFLGRMLFTGEESLKSASVLSGGEKVRCMFSRMMLQSGNVLLFDEPTNHLDLESITALNNALRDFDGTILFSSHDLQFVDTIANRILELTPNGIIDKRMTYEEYLSDDYIREQRKKMYATEMV, via the coding sequence ATGATCAGCACGAACAATGTCAGCCTGTCGTATGGCAAGCGCACATTATTTGAAGACGTTACCATAAAGTTTGTTCCCGGCAACTGCTACGGCCTCATCGGGGCCAACGGCGCCGGGAAGTCCACTTTCCTGAAGATACTCTCCGGCGAGATTGACCCCAATACGGGCACCGTGGATATTCCGGCCACTGCGCGCCTCGCTATCCTGAAGCAGAACCACTTCGAGTTCGATGAGTTCCCGGCCCTGCAGACCGTGATTATGGGCCACAAGCGCCTGTACGAGATCATGCAGGAGAAAGACGCCATCTACGCAAAACCTGATTTCTCGGAGGCGGACGGCCTGCGCGCCGCCGAGCTGGAAGGCGAGTTTGCCGACCTCGAGGGCTGGAACGCGGAATATGAGGCGGCCGAGTTGCTGAGCGGCCTCGGCATCAGCGAGTCGCTGCACTACTCCCAGATGAAGGACCTGAGCGGAAGCGAGAAAGTGCGGGTGCTGCTGGCGCAGGCCCTGTTCGGCAACCCCGACATCCTGCTGCTCGACGAGCCGACCAACCACCTCGACGCCGAGTCTATTATGTGGCTGGAGAACTTCCTGGACAATTTCCAGAACACGGTGATTGTGGTTTCCCACGACCGCCACTTCCTCGATGCTGTCTGCACGCACGTGGCAGACATTGATTTTGGAAAGATTAAGATGTTTGCCGGTAACTACAGCTTCTGGTACGAGTCCAGCCAGCTGGCCCTAAAGCAGCGCTCCGACGCGAACAAGAAGACAGAAGACAAACGCAAGGAACTGGAGGAGTTTATCCGCCGCTTCAGCGCAAACGCCTCCAAATCGAAACAGGCGACCTCCCGCGCTAAGCTGCTGGAGAAACTGACGGTGGATGACATTCAGCCCTCCTCCCGCAAGTACCCCTATATAGCCTTTAAGCCGGAGCGCGAGGCAGGCAACCAGTTGCTGCACGTGGAGAACCTAAGCAAGGCGGTGGACGGTGTCACCATTTTCCAGGATGTGAACCTGATGGTGAACAAAGGAGACAAGATAGCGGTAATTGGCCGCAACGACCTAGCCGCCTCCACTTTTTTCAGGGTGGTGATGGACGAGCTGAAGCCGGACACCGGGAGCTACAAGTGGGGCACCACCATCACGGCCTCCTTCTTCCCGAAAGACAATGCCGAATTTTTTGACACGAACCTGAACCTGGTGGATTGGCTACGCCAATTCTCTGCGGAGAAAGACGAGAGCTTTATCCGGGGTTTCCTGGGCCGCATGCTGTTCACAGGAGAAGAGTCGCTGAAGAGCGCCAGCGTGCTGTCTGGTGGTGAGAAGGTGCGCTGCATGTTCTCCCGGATGATGCTGCAGTCGGGCAACGTGCTGCTGTTTGACGAGCCGACCAACCACCTGGACCTGGAATCGATCACGGCCCTGAACAACGCCCTGCGGGACTTTGACGGCACCATCCTGTTCTCGTCCCATGACCTGCAGTTTGTGGACACCATCGCCAACCGCATCCTGGAACTGACACCGAACGGCATCATCGACAAGCGCATGACCTACGAGGAGTACCTGTCGGACGACTATATCCGGGAGCAGCGCAAGAAGATGTACGCCACCGAAATGGTCTAA